One part of the Aliivibrio fischeri ATCC 7744 = JCM 18803 = DSM 507 genome encodes these proteins:
- a CDS encoding heme lyase CcmF/NrfE family subunit — protein sequence MIAEIGQFWLITTMVLSAVACVTASYGIFRNEDNWAVSIFPLSLLTTLFCILSISALGYGFYIDDFSIRYIAEHSNSELPVFFKIAAIWGGHEGSLLFWVLTLTLWAGLITLKRNSIEQSYLVRVLLILNGLIVIFSAFTLFASNPFIIYTNTPLEGRDLNPMLQDIGLIFHPPLLYLGYVGFAATFSFALAALMMKKVPSEWVDYARNWTLLAWSLLTGGISLGSWWAYYELGWGGWWFWDPVENASLLPWLTSTALLHTLIASHKRKLLLKTSLILALVTFCLSILGTFVVRSGVLTSVHAFAVDPTRGIILLLILFITMLFSFGLYSLKSKQIQSEPIRQFISRDFMFLVLCGLFTIATITVLLGTFYPMIFQILGLGNISVGAPYFNLLFVPMALIALGMMALSIFVRWRKKTEVATVKNTIILVSIAVISGILIYKLQYHRIYVIPLTVWVLSIAVIIGCVWGIKLSTGKSLSMAIAHIGVAMVMIGAAMNSYHSFEASAKMEPGMSAKLANYDIYYKETELLVSANYTAEQANLRIYESGKEIANIHPQRRHYQVRVMNMSEPAMHWFWHGDIYVTLGEKLKDGSFALRLQYKAYVRWIWFGSILMCIGGLVAMMKRKRKTA from the coding sequence ATGATTGCTGAAATTGGACAATTTTGGTTAATAACCACTATGGTGTTGTCTGCTGTTGCTTGTGTGACAGCTAGTTACGGTATTTTTAGAAATGAAGACAATTGGGCCGTATCTATTTTCCCACTTTCATTATTAACAACTCTTTTCTGTATTTTATCAATATCCGCTTTAGGTTATGGGTTTTATATTGATGATTTCTCTATTCGATATATTGCTGAACATTCTAATTCTGAATTACCTGTATTTTTTAAAATTGCTGCGATTTGGGGTGGGCATGAAGGTTCATTGCTATTTTGGGTATTAACACTCACCTTATGGGCAGGTTTAATTACATTAAAAAGAAATAGCATTGAACAATCTTATTTAGTACGAGTTCTTTTAATATTAAATGGATTAATTGTTATCTTTTCAGCATTTACTTTATTTGCATCTAATCCTTTTATTATTTATACCAATACTCCTTTAGAAGGACGAGATTTGAATCCAATGTTGCAAGATATTGGATTGATATTTCATCCCCCATTGTTATATCTCGGTTATGTTGGTTTTGCCGCTACCTTTTCATTTGCACTCGCTGCATTAATGATGAAAAAAGTCCCATCTGAATGGGTAGACTATGCGAGAAACTGGACATTGCTAGCATGGTCATTATTGACTGGCGGGATAAGTCTTGGCTCATGGTGGGCCTATTATGAATTAGGTTGGGGTGGATGGTGGTTTTGGGACCCAGTAGAAAACGCTTCTTTGTTGCCTTGGTTAACCTCGACAGCATTACTGCACACATTAATTGCTAGCCATAAAAGAAAGCTATTACTAAAAACATCACTTATTTTAGCATTAGTTACATTCTGCTTAAGTATTTTGGGTACTTTTGTGGTTCGTTCTGGTGTATTAACATCCGTTCATGCGTTTGCAGTAGATCCAACAAGAGGCATCATATTATTGCTGATTTTGTTTATTACTATGCTATTTTCATTTGGTCTTTATTCATTAAAGAGTAAACAGATTCAGAGTGAGCCTATTCGTCAATTTATCAGCCGTGACTTTATGTTCTTAGTCCTTTGTGGCTTATTTACTATTGCGACAATTACCGTATTACTTGGCACGTTTTATCCTATGATTTTCCAGATTTTAGGATTAGGAAATATATCAGTAGGGGCTCCTTATTTTAATTTACTTTTTGTTCCTATGGCGCTTATTGCACTCGGTATGATGGCGTTGTCTATTTTTGTTAGGTGGCGTAAGAAAACAGAAGTTGCGACGGTAAAAAATACAATTATCTTAGTAAGTATCGCTGTAATTAGCGGAATACTAATTTATAAACTTCAATATCATCGCATTTATGTTATTCCTCTTACCGTATGGGTTCTCTCTATCGCGGTTATTATTGGGTGTGTGTGGGGGATAAAGCTGTCCACGGGTAAAAGTCTAAGTATGGCGATCGCACATATCGGGGTGGCGATGGTTATGATTGGTGCTGCGATGAACAGTTATCATTCATTTGAAGCCAGTGCAAAAATGGAACCTGGAATGAGTGCGAAGCTAGCGAATTATGACATCTATTATAAAGAGACTGAGCTATTAGTTAGTGCTAATTATACTGCAGAGCAAGCGAATTTACGTATTTATGAAAGTGGGAAAGAGATAGCGAATATTCACCCTCAACGTCGACATTATCAAGTACGAGTGATGAATATGAGTGAGCCGGCAATGCACTGGTTTTGGCACGGTGATATATACGTTACACTGGGTGAGAAGCTAAAGGATGGAAGTTTTGCGTTGCGACTTCAATATAAAGCGTACGTGAGATGGATTTGGTTTGGTTCGA
- the nrfD gene encoding cytochrome c nitrite reductase subunit NrfD, whose product MSAWEAAFNFDSLVWDWIIAIYLFLAGMSAGAVMISIYLKRKVIEGNPADNGIIKATAILAPFGIIAGLTILIFHLTKPLSFWKIMIFFNPTSVMSMGVILFQVYMAVLFAWLGVMFRKDIMSFLKGKFGFIDTILLKIEQFENALEIFLAVLAIMLAAYTGFLLSALQTYPMLNNPVLPILFLFSSLSSGAAACLLFGILGFKEPSHSHSVKWIHNFERPVVLFELFVLVTFFTGLIFSGGQGEAAAWAAIGGGFWGTWFWVGVIGLGMIAPLTLNAFAPKELAHGKGFIFVVTSLSLIGVLMLRTFVLYAGQMTVV is encoded by the coding sequence ATGAGTGCATGGGAAGCAGCGTTTAATTTCGACTCTTTAGTATGGGATTGGATCATTGCGATCTACCTTTTCTTAGCCGGTATGTCTGCTGGTGCGGTTATGATATCGATTTACTTAAAACGTAAAGTGATTGAAGGTAACCCAGCAGATAACGGTATTATCAAAGCAACCGCAATTTTAGCGCCATTTGGCATTATTGCAGGTTTAACCATTTTGATTTTCCACTTAACCAAACCACTCTCTTTTTGGAAAATTATGATTTTCTTTAACCCAACATCTGTGATGTCGATGGGGGTTATTCTATTCCAAGTGTATATGGCTGTGCTATTTGCTTGGCTTGGCGTGATGTTTAGAAAGGATATCATGAGCTTTCTAAAAGGAAAGTTTGGTTTTATCGATACTATCTTGCTTAAGATTGAACAGTTTGAAAATGCGTTAGAAATCTTTTTAGCTGTGCTTGCTATTATGCTTGCGGCTTATACCGGTTTCTTATTATCTGCATTACAAACGTATCCAATGTTAAATAACCCGGTATTGCCGATTTTATTCTTGTTCTCAAGTTTATCGTCTGGTGCAGCGGCGTGTTTACTGTTTGGTATTTTAGGCTTTAAAGAACCAAGTCATAGCCATTCGGTGAAGTGGATCCATAACTTTGAACGACCTGTTGTACTGTTTGAGCTGTTCGTACTTGTTACCTTCTTTACTGGTTTAATCTTTAGTGGAGGGCAGGGCGAAGCTGCTGCTTGGGCTGCTATTGGTGGTGGTTTTTGGGGAACATGGTTCTGGGTTGGCGTTATTGGTTTAGGTATGATCGCCCCTTTAACTTTGAATGCGTTTGCTCCAAAGGAATTGGCTCACGGTAAAGGGTTTATTTTTGTTGTGACATCATTAAGTTTAATTGGTGTATTAATGCTTCGTACGTTTGTGTTGTATGCAGGACAAATGACGGTCGTATAA
- the nrfC gene encoding cytochrome c nitrite reductase Fe-S protein has product MSCSRRNFLAGSGAVIFTTGVATTSLINSKKTLAYSMEDGSKRYGMVHDENACIGCTACTEACREVNRVPEGVTRLEIIRSEPKGEFPDVEYRFTRKSCQHCENAPCVMVCPTGAAYKDETTGIVDVHNEKCVGCGYCLAACPYQVRFFNPVTKSADKCDFCRETNLAEGKQPACVESCPTKALTFGDLNDKNSEINAVLNTNPVYRDKVDLGTKPKLYKIPYLKGEI; this is encoded by the coding sequence ATGAGTTGTTCTAGACGAAATTTTTTAGCTGGTTCTGGTGCGGTTATTTTCACAACAGGTGTCGCGACAACATCATTAATAAACAGTAAAAAAACCTTAGCGTATTCTATGGAAGATGGTTCAAAGCGTTATGGTATGGTTCATGATGAAAATGCGTGTATCGGCTGTACAGCATGTACGGAAGCATGTAGAGAAGTAAACCGTGTTCCTGAAGGGGTAACACGTTTAGAAATCATTCGTAGTGAGCCTAAAGGTGAGTTTCCTGATGTTGAATACCGTTTTACTCGTAAATCGTGTCAACATTGTGAAAATGCCCCTTGTGTAATGGTGTGTCCTACAGGCGCTGCATATAAAGATGAAACAACAGGCATTGTTGATGTTCATAACGAAAAATGTGTTGGTTGTGGCTATTGTTTGGCTGCTTGTCCGTACCAAGTCCGTTTCTTTAATCCTGTGACTAAATCGGCAGATAAGTGTGATTTTTGCCGTGAAACAAACTTAGCAGAAGGTAAGCAACCGGCTTGTGTTGAATCTTGTCCAACAAAAGCACTGACTTTTGGTGATCTCAATGACAAAAATAGCGAGATAAATGCCGTATTAAATACGAATCCGGTATACCGTGACAAAGTGGATCTAGGTACCAAACCTAAATTGTATAAGATTCCATATTTAAAAGGGGAGATTTAA
- the nrfB gene encoding cytochrome c nitrite reductase pentaheme subunit, producing the protein MGKVKLAIATMLKLTFAFCLYGLSLNVAADESPQVEANSSNRHEVTLIRDRDYACTQCHKDEKETLKGSHGEDSFAILKRDVNCVECHKSIGPDHREGAPQVIKYSAAQSKVGTEKVTLSFDEILQANSQCTDCHTPDRLREDSWTHDVHAKNLTCSSCHIVHGEKEAVLSFDHSAKIKMCVDCHADFNQKENKLGE; encoded by the coding sequence ATGGGCAAAGTCAAATTAGCCATAGCCACAATGTTGAAGCTTACCTTCGCATTTTGTCTCTATGGTTTGTCTCTGAATGTTGCTGCAGATGAATCGCCCCAAGTAGAGGCTAACTCATCCAATCGACATGAAGTGACATTAATTCGAGATCGCGATTATGCGTGCACACAATGTCATAAAGACGAAAAAGAGACACTTAAAGGATCACACGGGGAAGATTCATTTGCGATTCTTAAACGTGATGTGAATTGTGTAGAGTGTCATAAATCAATTGGGCCTGATCATCGAGAAGGCGCTCCGCAAGTCATCAAATACTCGGCAGCACAATCAAAAGTCGGCACGGAAAAAGTGACCCTTTCGTTTGATGAAATTTTACAAGCTAATAGCCAATGTACTGATTGTCATACGCCAGATAGATTACGTGAAGATAGCTGGACACACGATGTTCATGCTAAAAACCTAACCTGCTCATCTTGTCATATCGTTCATGGAGAGAAAGAAGCCGTGCTTTCTTTTGACCATTCAGCGAAGATCAAAATGTGTGTTGACTGCCATGCTGATTTTAATCAGAAAGAAAATAAGCTAGGAGAATAG
- the nrfA gene encoding ammonia-forming nitrite reductase cytochrome c552 subunit: MKKQWTRRSAAAIAMVTTLLLSSHSFAASENSERVDPRNEAYAKDHADQYDSWRSTSDSVQIEDALAEDPNMVILWAGYGFAKDYNKARGHFYAVDDVRQTLRTGGPTDENSGPMPMACWSCKSPDVGRVIEEQGEDGYFSGKWARLGSEIQNPIGCADCHDTRSEEFKNGGPALALTKPHVKRAMDAIGKPFGDQSRLDQQAAVCGQCHVEYYFTGKTKAVKFPWDNGTTVDEMEEYYDEIGFKDWTHKVSKAPMLKAQHPGYETWRDGIHGKNKVTCVDCHMPKVTKEDGTVYTDHKVGNPFDRFEDTCANCHTQSKEMLQSVVATRKAQVLKMKLTAERQIVAAHFEAGAAWDAGATEKEMAPILQDIRHAQWRWDYAIASHGVHMHAPEVALEVLGTAVDKAADARTKLVRLLAKKGITEPVAIPDISTKAAAQKALGMDMEAMKAEKKHFLETVVPEWEEQAKEREARDYDPM, encoded by the coding sequence GTGAAAAAGCAATGGACCCGTCGTTCAGCCGCTGCAATAGCAATGGTGACTACTTTATTATTAAGTAGCCACAGCTTCGCTGCCTCTGAAAACAGTGAACGAGTTGACCCTCGTAATGAAGCCTACGCAAAAGATCATGCCGATCAATATGATTCATGGCGATCTACCTCTGATAGTGTGCAAATCGAAGATGCATTAGCTGAAGATCCAAATATGGTTATCTTATGGGCTGGCTACGGTTTTGCAAAAGACTACAACAAAGCTCGTGGACACTTTTATGCTGTCGATGATGTAAGACAAACCCTACGTACCGGTGGCCCAACCGATGAAAATTCTGGCCCAATGCCAATGGCATGTTGGAGCTGTAAAAGCCCTGATGTTGGTCGAGTTATCGAAGAACAAGGCGAAGATGGTTATTTCTCAGGAAAATGGGCTCGTTTAGGCAGTGAAATCCAAAACCCTATCGGCTGTGCAGATTGTCATGATACTCGTAGCGAAGAGTTTAAAAATGGTGGCCCTGCACTCGCCTTAACTAAACCTCACGTTAAACGTGCAATGGATGCCATTGGCAAACCTTTTGGTGATCAATCTCGTTTAGATCAACAGGCAGCGGTATGTGGTCAATGTCACGTAGAATATTACTTCACTGGTAAAACTAAAGCCGTGAAATTCCCTTGGGATAATGGCACTACTGTTGACGAAATGGAAGAATACTATGATGAGATCGGCTTTAAAGACTGGACTCACAAAGTATCTAAAGCTCCTATGTTAAAAGCTCAGCATCCTGGTTATGAAACTTGGCGTGATGGCATTCATGGCAAAAACAAAGTGACGTGTGTTGATTGTCATATGCCTAAAGTAACAAAAGAAGATGGCACTGTTTATACAGACCATAAAGTGGGGAACCCATTTGATCGTTTCGAAGATACCTGTGCAAATTGTCACACTCAATCTAAAGAAATGCTTCAAAGTGTTGTTGCAACCCGTAAAGCGCAAGTGCTTAAAATGAAACTGACTGCAGAGCGTCAAATCGTTGCTGCTCACTTTGAAGCTGGTGCAGCATGGGATGCAGGTGCAACTGAAAAAGAAATGGCACCAATCCTACAAGACATTCGTCATGCACAATGGCGTTGGGATTATGCGATTGCTTCGCATGGTGTTCATATGCACGCCCCTGAAGTTGCTCTAGAAGTGTTAGGTACCGCTGTCGATAAAGCGGCAGATGCACGAACTAAACTTGTACGCTTACTTGCGAAGAAAGGCATTACAGAGCCAGTTGCTATTCCTGATATTTCAACGAAAGCTGCAGCACAAAAAGCATTAGGAATGGATATGGAAGCGATGAAAGCTGAGAAGAAACACTTCTTAGAAACCGTTGTTCCAGAGTGGGAAGAACAAGCAAAAGAACGTGAAGCTCGAGATTACGATCCAATGTAA
- a CDS encoding TPR domain-containing protein — MIITMLLSFVLIGAVLWWFYSRGNAASLNPVWMIFVVVVSVIVVFSSGLRPEKFAVQNELITEPLGPLSYEDKMRYLEDQLKQNPNDAKLWFEIGQGYLLNGELNNANICFGYAIRLTEEPTANQYAAKATTQYYLHSQIMNDEVEELLKKALALDEYNQAALTLIASDHFVTFRYQKAINTWQKILDSERVDVDRVTIINSINEAKQLMHVRRN; from the coding sequence ATGATTATAACGATGTTACTAAGTTTTGTTCTTATTGGGGCAGTATTATGGTGGTTTTATAGCCGTGGAAATGCCGCTTCTTTAAATCCTGTATGGATGATATTTGTTGTTGTAGTCAGTGTGATTGTGGTCTTTTCTTCAGGATTAAGACCAGAAAAATTCGCAGTACAAAATGAGTTAATTACAGAGCCGCTAGGTCCTCTCTCTTATGAAGATAAGATGCGCTATTTAGAGGATCAACTGAAACAGAACCCAAATGACGCTAAATTGTGGTTTGAAATTGGGCAGGGTTATCTACTTAATGGTGAATTAAACAATGCGAATATCTGTTTTGGATACGCAATTCGTTTAACAGAAGAGCCAACAGCCAATCAATACGCAGCGAAAGCGACGACTCAGTATTATTTACATTCTCAGATTATGAATGATGAAGTAGAAGAGTTACTTAAGAAGGCGTTAGCTCTTGATGAATATAATCAAGCTGCTTTAACATTAATTGCTTCTGATCATTTTGTTACTTTCCGTTATCAGAAGGCCATTAATACGTGGCAGAAAATTTTAGACTCTGAGCGAGTTGATGTAGATCGAGTTACAATTATTAACTCAATTAATGAAGCCAAGCAGTTGATGCATGTACGCCGTAATTAA
- a CDS encoding phospholipase A, whose amino-acid sequence MKKWMLLIALVIPSLSFAKELNRIHAYEDSYILGSYISDLNKQTYIDGGFEDADGLHDVEVKFKFSFAVPLFPVSQSSSIMFAYTQKSLWQLGNSDISSPFRETNYKPQFFLMHQSNMLIFNNAELGYMHESNGQTASLSRSWDRIYGALERIDGPVQYGVRAWYVIADEENNADITDYLGNYDVWASVGNDIGTLSTRFHYNFETDKGGAELGYTLNVNQFVGLYVQAWKGYGETLIDYNHDQTRIGLGIKLMPPN is encoded by the coding sequence ATGAAAAAATGGATGCTATTAATTGCATTGGTAATACCCTCTTTATCGTTCGCAAAAGAGTTAAATCGTATACACGCCTATGAAGATAGCTATATTTTAGGTTCTTATATTAGTGATTTGAATAAACAAACTTACATTGATGGTGGTTTTGAAGATGCTGATGGTCTTCATGATGTCGAAGTGAAGTTTAAATTTTCATTTGCAGTGCCTTTGTTTCCAGTTAGTCAAAGTTCTTCGATCATGTTTGCTTATACACAAAAGTCATTATGGCAGTTAGGTAATAGCGATATTTCATCCCCTTTTAGAGAAACTAACTATAAACCACAATTTTTCTTGATGCATCAGTCAAATATGTTGATTTTTAACAATGCTGAACTTGGTTATATGCATGAATCTAATGGTCAAACAGCAAGTTTATCTCGTAGTTGGGATCGCATTTATGGCGCATTAGAACGAATTGATGGCCCTGTACAATACGGCGTTAGAGCTTGGTATGTCATTGCTGATGAAGAAAATAATGCGGATATAACGGATTATTTAGGAAATTACGATGTTTGGGCGTCTGTTGGCAATGATATTGGTACACTTAGTACTCGTTTCCATTATAATTTTGAAACGGATAAAGGTGGTGCAGAGCTTGGCTACACATTAAATGTTAATCAATTTGTTGGTTTATATGTTCAAGCATGGAAAGGGTATGGGGAAACCTTAATTGATTATAATCATGATCAAACTCGAATTGGTCTTGGTATTAAATTAATGCCGCCAAATTAA